From Streptomyces sp. NBC_00775, one genomic window encodes:
- a CDS encoding ABC transporter permease: MTSPIEIEGAAASTEVDEQTKQKRSAEPELLEGRSPGQLMWRRFKRDRSGVVSAYIVIFFFLIAALAPLISKLYGKNPYTLYGQDNPLLLNDFNMPSGPNGGITSEYWFGIEPTLGRDVFMQLLYGMRTSLYTALAATIAMVFMGVLIGLVGGYFGGKVDYWLGRLTDFLLAFPQQLFMIAAMPVITVAFVAPDEETPTYIHALAIIGVLWFLGWMGLARLIRAVTLSLREREFVEAAKVAGASPWRIIRKELLPNLVTPILVQGTYMLPNTILSVAFLSFVGVGYSEPTPDWGRMFAIGSDIYEQDPVYMFFPGVAMVVFVVAFNLLGDSVRDAFDPKTGR, translated from the coding sequence ATGACGAGTCCGATCGAGATCGAGGGCGCGGCAGCCTCCACCGAGGTCGACGAGCAGACGAAGCAGAAGCGTTCCGCCGAGCCGGAGCTGCTGGAGGGCCGATCGCCCGGCCAGCTGATGTGGCGCCGGTTCAAGCGCGACCGCAGCGGTGTCGTCTCCGCGTACATCGTGATCTTCTTCTTCCTGATCGCCGCCCTCGCTCCGCTGATCTCGAAGCTGTACGGCAAGAACCCGTACACGCTCTACGGGCAGGACAACCCGCTGCTCCTGAACGACTTCAACATGCCGTCGGGTCCCAACGGCGGCATCACCTCGGAGTACTGGTTCGGGATCGAACCCACCCTGGGGCGCGATGTGTTCATGCAGCTCCTGTACGGCATGCGCACCTCGCTGTACACGGCGCTCGCGGCGACGATCGCGATGGTCTTCATGGGGGTGCTGATCGGTCTGGTCGGCGGCTACTTCGGCGGCAAGGTCGACTACTGGCTCGGCCGGCTCACGGACTTCCTGCTCGCCTTCCCGCAGCAGCTGTTCATGATCGCGGCGATGCCGGTGATCACCGTGGCGTTCGTCGCTCCTGACGAGGAGACGCCCACCTACATCCACGCGCTCGCGATCATCGGAGTCCTGTGGTTCCTCGGCTGGATGGGCCTCGCCCGGCTGATCCGGGCGGTCACGCTCTCGCTGCGCGAGCGGGAGTTCGTGGAGGCCGCGAAGGTCGCGGGCGCCTCGCCGTGGCGGATCATCCGCAAGGAGCTGCTGCCCAACCTCGTCACACCGATCCTGGTGCAGGGCACGTACATGCTGCCCAACACCATTCTCTCGGTGGCCTTTCTCTCCTTCGTCGGTGTCGGCTACTCCGAACCGACCCCCGACTGGGGCCGGATGTTCGCCATCGGGTCGGACATCTACGAACAGGACCCGGTCTACATGTTCTTCCCGGGTGTCGCCATGGTCGTCTTCGTCGTGGCGTTCAACCTCCTCGGTGACTCGGTCCGGGACGCCTTCGATCCCAAGACGGGCCGCTGA
- a CDS encoding class I SAM-dependent DNA methyltransferase yields the protein MADRSFSEVPLAALYDTLNPWGPSDDFYLDLVMSARSVLDVGCGTGRLLGRAREAGHQGRLCGLDPAAAMLVRARRREAAVEWVLGDLACSRWQREFDLVVMTGHAFQVLVGNEELRMSLASVRDALSDEGRFVFETRNPAARAWESWTPERVREVTDAHGEVVRVWHEVESPVLGDRVTFTETFDHPAWQRPRLSRSTLRFLGPDGLSGFLGEAGLVVREQFGDWGRGPLTPSAPEIVTVAQRQLTR from the coding sequence ATGGCTGATCGTTCGTTCAGTGAAGTCCCGCTCGCCGCCCTGTACGACACCCTCAATCCATGGGGACCGAGCGACGACTTCTACCTGGACCTGGTGATGTCCGCGCGTTCCGTGCTTGACGTCGGGTGCGGGACGGGGCGGCTGTTGGGGCGGGCCCGGGAGGCCGGGCACCAGGGGCGGCTCTGCGGGCTGGATCCCGCCGCGGCCATGCTGGTGCGGGCGCGGCGCCGGGAAGCCGCCGTCGAGTGGGTGCTCGGGGATCTCGCCTGCTCCCGCTGGCAGCGGGAGTTCGACCTCGTCGTGATGACCGGGCACGCTTTCCAAGTTCTCGTCGGGAACGAGGAGTTACGCATGTCTCTCGCCTCCGTGCGGGACGCCCTCAGCGACGAAGGGCGGTTCGTCTTCGAGACGCGGAACCCCGCCGCCCGCGCCTGGGAGTCCTGGACCCCGGAGCGCGTGCGCGAAGTGACCGACGCGCACGGCGAAGTCGTACGCGTCTGGCACGAGGTCGAGTCACCCGTGCTCGGAGACCGTGTGACGTTCACCGAGACCTTCGACCACCCGGCGTGGCAGCGACCGCGGCTCAGTCGCAGCACCCTGCGGTTCCTGGGCCCGGACGGCCTGTCCGGGTTCCTCGGCGAGGCCGGGCTCGTCGTGCGGGAGCAGTTCGGGGACTGGGGGCGGGGGCCGCTCACCCCCTCCGCCCCCGAAATCGTCACCGTCGCCCAGCGGCAGCTCACCCGATGA
- a CDS encoding ABC transporter ATP-binding protein has product MIPGQRDADPAEPLMRVRDLKKYFPVKGGFPIRRTIGDVQAVDGVSFDVFPGESLGLVGESGCGKSTTGRLLTRLLEPTQGTISYQGKDISRSTRRQLAPIRSEIQMIFQDPYASLNPRQTVGTIISSPMEINGVNPPGGREARVRELLETVGLNPEHYNRFPHEFSGGQRQRIGVARALALSPKLIVADEPVSALDVSIQAQVVNLLQEVQREMGIAFVFIAHDLAIVRHFSQRVAVMYLGKIVEIADRTSLYTGPRHPYTHALMSAVPDADIDAEKKERIRLQGDVPSPISPPSGCRFRTRCWKAQDKCAQEEPPLIRLSGNAEGHLTACHFPEDPTIEARAEDIVLDPALAALEGHDD; this is encoded by the coding sequence GTGATCCCCGGGCAGCGGGACGCGGACCCGGCCGAACCGCTGATGCGGGTGCGCGACCTGAAGAAGTACTTCCCGGTGAAGGGAGGCTTCCCGATCCGCCGCACGATCGGCGACGTGCAGGCCGTGGACGGCGTCTCCTTCGACGTCTTCCCCGGTGAAAGCCTGGGCCTGGTCGGCGAGTCGGGCTGCGGCAAGTCCACGACGGGACGGCTGCTGACCCGTCTCCTGGAGCCCACGCAGGGCACGATCTCGTACCAGGGCAAGGACATCAGCCGCTCCACCCGGCGCCAGCTGGCCCCGATCCGCTCCGAGATCCAGATGATCTTCCAGGACCCGTACGCCTCGCTGAACCCCCGCCAGACGGTCGGCACCATCATCTCCTCGCCGATGGAGATCAACGGCGTCAATCCGCCCGGCGGCCGTGAGGCCCGTGTACGCGAACTCCTGGAGACGGTCGGCCTCAACCCCGAGCACTACAACCGCTTCCCGCACGAGTTCTCCGGCGGTCAGCGTCAACGCATCGGCGTGGCACGGGCGTTGGCGCTCTCGCCGAAGCTGATCGTGGCGGACGAACCGGTCTCCGCGCTGGACGTCTCCATCCAGGCGCAGGTGGTCAACCTGCTCCAGGAGGTCCAGCGGGAGATGGGCATCGCGTTCGTCTTCATCGCCCACGACCTCGCCATCGTCCGCCACTTCTCGCAGCGCGTCGCGGTCATGTACCTCGGCAAGATCGTGGAGATCGCCGACCGCACGTCGCTGTACACCGGACCGCGCCACCCCTACACCCACGCGCTGATGTCGGCCGTTCCCGACGCGGACATCGACGCCGAGAAGAAGGAACGCATCCGCCTCCAGGGCGACGTGCCGTCCCCGATCTCGCCGCCCTCCGGCTGCCGCTTCCGTACGCGCTGCTGGAAGGCGCAGGACAAGTGCGCACAGGAGGAACCGCCACTGATCCGGCTGTCGGGCAACGCCGAGGGGCATTTGACGGCCTGTCACTTCCCCGAGGACCCGACGATCGAGGCGCGGGCCGAGGACATCGTGCTGGACCCGGCGCTGGCGGCGCTGGAGGGACACGACGACTAG
- a CDS encoding AAA family ATPase: MTMCTAYATADAPSDQVHASQLDVAAELLTLLRDATTEPRPDIQLEALTLAVAADLPVLLWGEPGIGKTAALTQLAAALDLPLTTVIASVHEPSDFSGLPIVGDDPAEQGVPMAPPDWAVRLVRAGRGLLFLDELSTAPPAVQAALLRLVLERRIGALRLPPGVRIVAAANPRSSAADGWELSPPLANRFVHLQWTHDHDVVVRGLGGTWPRATLPRLDPARLPEAVDFARRAVCGLLTGRPKLVHQLPSSETRRGGPWPSPRSWEMTLSLIAFATAAGSSREVLSLLVRGTVGDGPGLELLASLDRMDLPDPETLLADPAGAALPERGDLRQAVLDGVVAAVRRRPEKSRWDAAWALLVRVVETGAPDLVVVPATTLASLRQEDWDVPASIERLAGAVSVSRRADQAADRVAARAAAVAAKAGR, encoded by the coding sequence ATGACCATGTGCACCGCGTACGCTACTGCCGACGCCCCCTCCGACCAGGTCCACGCCTCCCAACTCGACGTCGCCGCCGAGTTGTTGACCCTGCTGCGCGACGCCACCACCGAACCGCGCCCCGACATCCAACTGGAGGCCCTGACTCTGGCCGTGGCCGCCGACCTGCCCGTGCTTCTGTGGGGTGAGCCGGGGATCGGCAAGACCGCGGCCCTGACACAGCTCGCCGCGGCGCTGGACCTTCCGCTGACCACGGTGATCGCCAGTGTGCACGAGCCGTCCGACTTCTCCGGGCTGCCCATCGTCGGCGACGACCCCGCGGAACAGGGCGTCCCGATGGCCCCGCCGGACTGGGCCGTACGACTGGTGCGGGCCGGCCGGGGGCTGCTGTTCCTGGATGAGCTGTCCACCGCGCCACCGGCGGTTCAGGCCGCCCTGCTCCGCCTCGTGCTGGAGCGGCGGATCGGTGCCCTGCGGCTGCCGCCGGGCGTCCGGATCGTGGCCGCCGCCAATCCGCGGTCCTCGGCGGCCGACGGCTGGGAGCTGAGCCCGCCGCTGGCCAACCGGTTCGTCCATCTCCAGTGGACCCACGACCACGACGTCGTCGTACGCGGCCTCGGCGGGACCTGGCCCCGGGCCACTCTGCCGCGACTCGACCCGGCGAGGCTGCCGGAGGCCGTCGACTTCGCCCGTCGTGCCGTGTGCGGGCTCCTCACCGGCCGCCCCAAGCTGGTGCACCAACTGCCCAGCAGTGAGACGCGTCGGGGCGGCCCCTGGCCGTCACCCCGAAGCTGGGAGATGACCCTGAGTCTGATCGCCTTCGCGACCGCGGCCGGCTCCTCCCGGGAAGTGCTTTCCCTGCTGGTCAGGGGCACTGTGGGGGACGGTCCGGGGCTGGAACTGCTGGCAAGCCTGGACCGGATGGATCTCCCGGACCCCGAGACACTGCTCGCCGACCCGGCCGGTGCCGCCCTGCCCGAGCGGGGGGATCTGCGCCAAGCCGTGCTGGACGGGGTGGTGGCCGCGGTCCGGAGGCGCCCGGAGAAGTCCCGCTGGGACGCGGCGTGGGCGCTCCTGGTCCGGGTGGTGGAGACGGGAGCCCCGGACCTGGTGGTCGTCCCCGCGACCACACTCGCCTCGCTGCGACAGGAGGACTGGGACGTTCCGGCATCGATCGAGCGGCTCGCCGGAGCGGTGTCCGTGTCCCGGCGGGCGGACCAGGCGGCAGACCGAGTGGCGGCCCGCGCCGCCGCCGTCGCCGCGAAGGCCGGCCGATGA
- a CDS encoding ABC transporter ATP-binding protein has protein sequence MTTLTKPEDGAAPAGSDAFLSVRDLQVRFSTEDGVVKAVDGLSFDLERGTTLGIVGESGSGKSVTNLTILGLHSPLNTTIEGEIVLDGKELITATETELERLRGNKMAMIFQDALTALSPYHTVGRQIGEPFRKHTGASKKEARDRAIEMLGKVGIPHPQQRVDDYPHQFSGGMRQRAMIAMSLVCNPDLLIADEPTTALDVTVQAQILDLLKDLQQEFGSAIIMITHDLGVVANMADDLLVMYAGRAVERGTVREVLKSPQHPYTWGLLASMPRLSADVDEPLTPIPGTPPSLLNPPSGCPFHPRCAFRSEVEGSDRCVDIRPELPVGRGAACHLTPDQKSRIFTETIRPRLG, from the coding sequence GTGACCACACTCACCAAGCCCGAGGACGGCGCGGCGCCGGCCGGCTCCGACGCGTTCCTCTCGGTCCGCGACCTCCAGGTGCGGTTCTCCACGGAGGACGGCGTCGTCAAGGCGGTCGACGGGCTCTCCTTCGACCTGGAACGCGGTACGACACTCGGCATCGTCGGCGAGTCCGGGTCCGGGAAGTCCGTCACCAACCTGACCATCCTGGGCCTGCACTCCCCGCTGAACACCACGATCGAGGGCGAGATCGTCCTCGACGGCAAGGAACTCATCACCGCCACCGAGACCGAGCTGGAGCGGCTGCGCGGCAACAAGATGGCGATGATCTTCCAGGACGCGCTGACCGCGCTGTCGCCGTACCACACCGTGGGCCGGCAGATCGGCGAGCCGTTCCGCAAGCACACCGGGGCGTCCAAGAAGGAGGCGCGGGACCGGGCCATCGAGATGCTGGGGAAGGTCGGCATCCCGCACCCCCAACAGCGCGTGGACGACTATCCGCACCAGTTCTCCGGCGGTATGCGCCAGCGCGCGATGATCGCGATGTCCCTGGTCTGCAACCCTGACCTGCTGATCGCCGACGAGCCGACGACGGCCCTCGACGTCACCGTCCAGGCGCAGATCCTGGACCTGCTGAAGGACCTCCAGCAGGAGTTCGGCTCCGCGATCATCATGATCACCCACGACCTCGGTGTGGTCGCCAACATGGCGGACGACCTGCTCGTGATGTACGCGGGCCGGGCGGTGGAGCGCGGCACGGTCCGCGAGGTGCTCAAGAGTCCGCAACACCCGTACACCTGGGGCCTGCTGGCCTCCATGCCGCGCCTGTCGGCGGACGTGGACGAGCCGCTGACCCCCATTCCGGGCACACCCCCGTCGCTGCTGAACCCTCCCTCGGGATGCCCGTTCCATCCGCGGTGCGCCTTCCGGAGCGAGGTCGAGGGCTCCGACCGGTGTGTGGACATCCGGCCCGAACTGCCGGTGGGGCGCGGCGCCGCCTGCCATCTCACGCCGGACCAGAAGAGCCGCATCTTCACCGAAACGATTCGGCCCAGGCTGGGCTGA
- a CDS encoding ABC transporter substrate-binding protein — MSILSSRRARTAVVAVAAGALALAGCSSSDNGNTTNKSKDKKEAAAQSAAVKIGTAADSTGPAEEVTGAKPGGTVQVYEEDDFSHLDPGQIYVSDAGLLSKLIFRGLTTYKEDAKGGLTVIGDLATDAGKMSDGGKTWTYTLKDGVKDETGHVIDANDIRHTFERLYDPFITDGPSYIQQWLSGAGTTYRKAYAGPFKGKHLPDTVLATPDDKTVVFHFSAAQPDLPQALAMAGYSVVPEKTDTKAKYDTKPVAVGPYKISEFKAGKSVKLVKNTNWDAKTDAMRHQYVDGFNIDINHDDEDQTKTILADRGDAKNAIMMTGQVATTQVQKVVSDSAAMKRTIQGYAPYVWQMNFNMDRIKDKKIRDAITYAMPSTAVYKADGGAYGGEVANSLMSPTTPGYQKDFDPFDRAKHPNGDIAKAKKLIEEAGAKGKKIVYAYANIPVRQQQAVLVENALGKIGLDVQKKEVDAATWYEQIGKVDNGFDIYMTGWGQDWSSASTVFPPLYDGTQIQDGASNYSHINDDHVNSEIVRIQKITDTAEATKAWTALNQYISEKVNPASPIYYTKVFQIAGTNVGGLRYSTVTSYTDPTRVFLKS; from the coding sequence ATGAGCATCCTCAGTTCCCGCAGAGCGCGGACCGCCGTCGTCGCGGTCGCGGCCGGCGCCCTCGCGCTGGCAGGCTGCAGCAGCAGTGACAACGGCAACACCACGAACAAGAGCAAGGACAAGAAGGAGGCCGCGGCCCAGTCCGCGGCGGTCAAGATCGGCACCGCGGCGGACTCGACGGGGCCTGCCGAAGAGGTCACGGGCGCCAAGCCCGGCGGCACGGTACAGGTGTACGAGGAGGACGACTTCTCGCACCTCGACCCGGGCCAGATCTACGTCAGTGACGCCGGCCTGCTCTCCAAGCTCATCTTCCGCGGCCTGACCACGTACAAGGAGGACGCCAAGGGCGGCCTCACCGTGATCGGTGACCTCGCGACCGACGCCGGCAAGATGTCGGACGGCGGCAAGACGTGGACGTACACGCTGAAGGACGGCGTGAAGGACGAGACCGGTCATGTGATCGACGCGAACGACATCCGGCACACCTTCGAGCGGCTCTACGACCCGTTCATCACCGACGGTCCGTCCTACATCCAGCAGTGGCTGTCCGGTGCCGGCACCACGTACCGCAAGGCGTACGCGGGTCCGTTCAAGGGCAAGCACCTGCCGGACACCGTCCTCGCGACCCCGGACGACAAGACCGTCGTCTTCCACTTCTCGGCCGCCCAGCCCGACCTGCCGCAGGCGCTGGCCATGGCCGGCTACTCCGTCGTCCCCGAGAAGACGGACACCAAGGCCAAGTACGACACCAAGCCCGTCGCCGTCGGCCCGTACAAGATCTCGGAGTTCAAGGCCGGCAAGAGCGTCAAGCTGGTCAAGAACACCAACTGGGACGCGAAGACGGACGCCATGCGTCACCAGTACGTCGACGGCTTCAACATCGACATCAACCACGACGACGAGGACCAGACCAAGACGATCCTCGCCGACCGAGGTGACGCCAAGAACGCCATCATGATGACCGGTCAGGTCGCCACCACCCAGGTGCAGAAGGTGGTCTCCGACTCGGCGGCGATGAAGCGCACGATCCAGGGCTACGCCCCGTACGTGTGGCAGATGAACTTCAACATGGACCGCATCAAGGACAAGAAGATCCGCGACGCGATCACCTACGCCATGCCGTCCACCGCGGTGTACAAGGCAGACGGTGGCGCGTACGGCGGTGAGGTCGCCAACAGCCTGATGTCGCCCACCACTCCGGGCTACCAGAAGGACTTCGATCCCTTCGACCGGGCCAAGCACCCCAACGGTGACATCGCCAAGGCCAAGAAGCTGATCGAGGAAGCCGGCGCCAAGGGCAAGAAGATCGTCTACGCCTACGCCAACATCCCGGTCCGCCAGCAGCAGGCCGTGCTCGTCGAGAACGCTCTCGGCAAGATCGGTCTCGACGTCCAGAAGAAGGAAGTCGACGCCGCCACCTGGTACGAGCAGATCGGCAAGGTCGACAACGGCTTCGACATCTACATGACCGGCTGGGGCCAGGACTGGTCCTCCGCCTCCACCGTCTTCCCGCCGCTGTACGACGGCACGCAGATCCAGGACGGCGCGTCGAACTACTCGCACATCAACGACGACCACGTGAACTCGGAGATCGTCCGCATCCAGAAGATCACGGACACCGCCGAGGCCACCAAGGCCTGGACCGCGCTCAACCAGTACATCAGCGAGAAGGTCAACCCGGCGTCGCCGATCTACTACACCAAGGTGTTCCAGATCGCCGGCACCAACGTGGGCGGCCTGCGCTACTCCACGGTGACGAGCTACACCGACCCGACCCGGGTCTTCCTCAAGAGCTGA
- a CDS encoding vWA domain-containing protein yields MTPDAPGTLDLDKLFAARLQAARARPYLATALFALHTVESRRVPTMAVDRHWRCYVSPVFVDRTPVEELAGVWVHEVSHLLRDHHGRSDRFARLHGLTGPAERLRMNIAADCEINDDVFGDGLVRPEGAVQPGSLGLPAGELMEDYLRQFRLGPHTQSLAWLDCGSGADGLEREWDLGADGAHGLSAQERDAVRFRVAQGITARPGNTPKAWQRWAEDAFHPPQPWRELLGAAVRSAASGPGAGEDYIYGRPSRRSAGVPGVVLPSLRRRPPRVSVVIDTSGSVSDAELGSALLEVSAISRAVGGRRDLITVVPCDAAARIAHPLCRAEGIPLLGGGGTDLRTGFAKALRVRPRPDVIVILTDGQTPWPETRPPCRTVVGLFPRRRENPSDDEDDPDYEPDTPPAWARVVVIG; encoded by the coding sequence ATGACTCCGGACGCACCGGGGACCCTGGACCTCGACAAACTCTTCGCCGCCCGGCTTCAGGCCGCCCGCGCCCGGCCCTACTTGGCGACGGCGCTGTTCGCCCTGCACACCGTGGAGTCGCGGCGGGTGCCGACGATGGCCGTCGACCGGCACTGGCGTTGCTACGTCTCGCCGGTGTTCGTGGACCGGACGCCGGTGGAGGAACTGGCCGGCGTATGGGTGCACGAGGTGTCGCACCTGCTGCGCGACCACCACGGGCGCAGCGACCGGTTCGCGCGGCTGCACGGGCTGACCGGTCCGGCGGAACGGCTGCGGATGAACATCGCCGCGGACTGCGAGATCAACGACGACGTGTTCGGCGACGGGCTGGTCCGGCCCGAAGGCGCGGTCCAGCCGGGGTCTTTGGGGCTGCCCGCGGGGGAGCTCATGGAGGACTACCTGCGCCAGTTCCGGCTCGGGCCGCATACGCAGAGCCTCGCCTGGCTGGACTGCGGCAGTGGCGCCGACGGACTGGAACGGGAGTGGGACCTCGGAGCGGACGGCGCGCACGGCCTCAGCGCGCAGGAGCGGGACGCCGTGCGGTTCCGGGTGGCCCAGGGCATCACCGCCCGTCCGGGGAACACCCCGAAGGCGTGGCAGCGGTGGGCGGAGGACGCGTTCCACCCGCCGCAGCCATGGCGGGAGTTGCTGGGAGCGGCGGTCCGCTCGGCGGCCTCCGGACCCGGCGCCGGCGAGGACTACATCTACGGCCGGCCGTCGCGGCGCTCGGCCGGCGTACCCGGCGTCGTCCTGCCGAGCCTCCGCCGCAGGCCGCCCCGGGTCTCCGTCGTCATCGACACCTCCGGGTCGGTCAGTGACGCCGAACTGGGCAGCGCGCTCCTGGAGGTCTCCGCGATCTCCCGTGCCGTGGGCGGCCGTCGCGACCTGATCACCGTGGTGCCGTGCGACGCGGCGGCCCGCATCGCGCACCCGCTGTGCCGTGCCGAGGGCATCCCCCTGCTGGGCGGCGGGGGTACGGATCTCCGCACGGGCTTCGCCAAAGCCCTCCGGGTGCGGCCTCGCCCCGACGTCATCGTGATCCTGACCGACGGCCAGACACCCTGGCCGGAGACGCGACCACCGTGCCGGACGGTGGTGGGTCTGTTCCCCCGGCGGCGGGAGAACCCGTCGGACGATGAGGACGACCCCGACTACGAACCGGACACGCCGCCCGCGTGGGCACGCGTGGTGGTCATCGGGTGA
- a CDS encoding ABC transporter permease gives MLRFILRRTFGAMLILLLISAFTFFMYYAIPQDPATLACGKNCTPDALAIIHKNLGLDESIPVQYWKFLSGIFVGRDFAVGHCPAPCFGVSFRDQQMVWATIMDRFPLTLSLTIGGLIVFLIVGLGTGMIAARYRGTWLDKVFSSISLVLSSFQIYFLGPIMLGIFVYSTGWLDKPKYVPFTENPAQWFMGLLIPWVVMSVIFTANYTRMARSTMIEQLQEEHVRAARAKGMTGRYVFFRYAWRGSLIPILTILGMDLSALLGGAVVTEFTFGLAGIGRLAVDSVVGKDLPKLMGVMLFSAAFILLLNVIVDALYAVIDPRVRLS, from the coding sequence ATGCTTCGATTCATCCTTCGCCGGACGTTCGGCGCGATGCTCATCCTCCTGCTGATCAGCGCCTTCACGTTCTTCATGTACTACGCGATCCCCCAGGACCCGGCCACCCTCGCGTGCGGCAAGAACTGCACACCGGACGCGCTGGCGATCATCCACAAGAACCTGGGGCTCGACGAGTCGATCCCGGTGCAGTACTGGAAGTTCCTCTCCGGCATCTTCGTTGGACGGGACTTCGCCGTGGGCCACTGCCCGGCCCCCTGCTTCGGTGTCTCCTTCCGTGACCAGCAGATGGTCTGGGCGACGATCATGGACCGCTTCCCGCTGACGCTGTCCCTCACGATCGGCGGCCTGATCGTCTTCCTCATCGTCGGCCTCGGCACCGGCATGATCGCCGCCCGCTACCGGGGAACCTGGCTCGACAAGGTCTTCAGCTCCATCTCGCTGGTGCTGAGCTCGTTCCAGATCTACTTCCTCGGCCCGATCATGCTCGGCATCTTCGTGTACAGCACCGGCTGGCTGGACAAGCCCAAGTACGTGCCGTTCACGGAGAATCCGGCACAGTGGTTCATGGGACTGCTGATCCCCTGGGTCGTCATGTCCGTGATCTTCACCGCCAACTACACGCGCATGGCGCGCTCGACGATGATCGAGCAGCTCCAGGAGGAACATGTGCGCGCGGCCCGCGCGAAGGGCATGACCGGCAGATACGTCTTCTTCCGGTATGCCTGGCGCGGCTCGCTGATCCCGATCCTCACCATCCTCGGCATGGACCTCTCCGCGCTGCTCGGCGGCGCCGTCGTCACCGAGTTCACCTTCGGTCTCGCGGGCATCGGCCGGCTCGCCGTGGACTCGGTCGTCGGCAAGGACCTGCCGAAACTCATGGGCGTGATGCTCTTCAGCGCCGCGTTCATTCTCCTGCTCAACGTGATCGTGGATGCCCTGTACGCCGTGATCGACCCGCGTGTGCGGCTGTCCTAG